One segment of Porticoccus hydrocarbonoclasticus MCTG13d DNA contains the following:
- the rpoC gene encoding DNA-directed RNA polymerase subunit beta': MKDLLNLLKSQDQTGEFDAIRIGLASPDMIRSWSYGEVKKPETINYRTFKPEREGLFCAKIFGPVKDYECLCGKYKRMKHRGIVCEKCGVEVTLAKVRRDRMGHIELACPVAHIWFLKSLPSRIGLMLDMTLREIERVLYFESFVVTDPGMTTLERGNLLTDEEYFQAMEDFGDDFEATMGAEGIQKLMKDLDLEQEIADIREEIPNTRSETKIKKLSKRLKLLEAFLHSGNKPEWMVMEALPVLPPDLRPLVPLDGGRFATSDLNDLYRRVINRNNRLKRLLELNAPDIIVRNEKRMLQEAVDALLDNGRRGRAITGSNKRPLKSLADMIKGKQGRFRQNLLGKRVDYSGRSVIVVGPTLRLHQCGLPKRMALELFKPFIFSKLELRGLATTIKAAKKMVEREESVVWDILDDVIREHPVLLNRAPTLHRLGIQAFEPVLIEGKAIQLHPLVCAAYNADFDGDQMAVHVPLTLEAQLESRALMMSTNNILSPASGEPIIVPSQDVVLGLYYMTRERINAQGEGRVFGSLQEVSRVYYGKHAHLQAKVKVRIHEVTFSEEGERLARTFIADTTVGRALLWGIVPEGLSFDLVNQPMTKKAISRIINRCYRDVGLKATVIFADQLMYTGFDFSTKSGVSIGVNDFTIPEAKGEIIARADAEVLEIESQFSSGLVTQGEKYNKVIDIWSRANDQVAKSMMDVISTEPVINRDGVEVEQESFNSVYIMADSGARGSPAQIRQLAGMRGLMARPDGSIIETPITANFREGLNVLQYFISTHGARKGLADTALKTANSGYLTRRLVDVSQDLVVVEHDCGTSEGLLMTPVIEGGDIIESLGDRILGRVVAVDVMKAGSNDIAIEAGLMIDEKWVDRIEAMGIDELVVRSPITCETRFGICSVCYGRDLARGHMVNPGEAIGVIAAQSIGEPGTQLTMRTFHIGGAASRASAVDSIQVKMSGTVRLVNIKVVERENGELVAVSRSGELALADENGRERERYKLPYGATINVKEGARVQAGEVVANWDPHTHPIITEVAGHIAFSGMEEGLSTRTQTDELTGLSNIAVLDPNERPSAGKDLKPMVTMLDDKGKEMTFPSSTVPAHYMLPTHALLSVSNGSRVGAGDVIARIPQEGSKTRDITGGLPRVADLFEARRPKDPAILAEVTGTVTFGKETKGKRRLVITPTDGQTLPDGSPFYEELIPKWRQLGVFEGEHVEKGEVIADGPANPHDILRLQGVDSLAKYVVNEIQDVYRLQGVKINDKHIEVIVRQMLRKVEISDMGDSSFVKGEQVEYNRVLEENEALYNDGKTPAKFERLLLGITKASLATESFISAASFQETTRVLTEAAVTGKADFLRGLKENVVVGRLVPAGTGLTYHKQRREAREVIGETTVSASDIEAALSEALNSSDE; encoded by the coding sequence TTGAAAGACTTACTGAATCTGCTCAAGTCACAGGATCAAACCGGCGAGTTTGACGCCATACGTATTGGCCTGGCATCACCGGACATGATCCGGTCCTGGTCATATGGTGAAGTGAAAAAGCCGGAGACTATTAACTACCGTACCTTCAAGCCCGAGCGGGAAGGTTTGTTTTGCGCCAAGATTTTTGGTCCGGTAAAGGATTATGAATGTCTCTGCGGCAAATATAAGCGCATGAAGCACCGCGGTATCGTTTGTGAGAAATGTGGTGTCGAGGTCACACTGGCCAAAGTGCGTCGGGATCGTATGGGTCACATTGAGCTGGCCTGTCCGGTCGCCCATATCTGGTTCCTGAAATCGCTACCTTCCCGCATTGGTTTGATGCTGGATATGACCCTGCGTGAAATCGAGCGTGTTCTCTACTTCGAATCATTTGTGGTTACCGACCCAGGCATGACGACGCTTGAACGCGGCAACCTGCTCACCGATGAAGAATATTTTCAGGCCATGGAAGATTTCGGTGATGACTTCGAAGCTACGATGGGTGCCGAGGGCATTCAGAAGCTGATGAAGGATCTCGATCTGGAGCAGGAAATTGCAGATATCCGTGAGGAAATTCCCAATACCCGTTCTGAAACGAAAATCAAGAAATTGTCCAAGCGGCTGAAATTGCTGGAGGCTTTCCTGCACTCGGGCAATAAACCGGAATGGATGGTAATGGAGGCGCTGCCGGTATTGCCACCGGACCTGCGTCCGTTGGTTCCGCTGGATGGTGGCCGCTTCGCCACCTCCGATTTGAACGATCTGTACCGCCGGGTTATTAACCGTAACAACCGTTTGAAGCGCCTGCTGGAGCTGAATGCCCCCGATATCATCGTGCGAAATGAAAAACGTATGCTGCAGGAGGCCGTCGACGCCCTGCTGGATAATGGTCGTCGCGGCCGGGCCATCACCGGTTCAAACAAGCGTCCGTTGAAATCACTGGCAGATATGATCAAGGGTAAGCAGGGTCGTTTCCGTCAGAACCTGCTGGGCAAGCGCGTGGACTATTCGGGGCGTTCAGTGATTGTTGTCGGCCCGACCTTGCGTCTGCATCAATGTGGCCTGCCAAAGCGTATGGCGCTGGAGCTGTTCAAGCCCTTTATCTTCTCGAAGCTGGAGTTGCGTGGATTGGCAACCACCATTAAAGCGGCTAAGAAAATGGTTGAGCGTGAAGAGTCGGTGGTTTGGGATATTCTTGATGATGTGATCCGCGAACATCCCGTCTTGCTCAATCGGGCTCCAACACTTCACCGTCTCGGCATTCAGGCGTTTGAGCCGGTGCTGATTGAAGGTAAAGCTATTCAATTGCACCCGTTGGTCTGTGCGGCCTACAACGCCGACTTTGACGGCGACCAGATGGCGGTCCATGTTCCCCTGACTCTGGAAGCGCAGCTGGAATCCCGGGCGTTGATGATGTCCACCAACAACATCCTGTCTCCCGCTAGTGGTGAGCCGATTATTGTGCCGTCTCAGGATGTTGTGTTGGGTCTCTATTACATGACCCGTGAGCGGATCAATGCGCAGGGTGAAGGCCGGGTGTTTGGTAGCCTTCAGGAAGTTTCCCGTGTTTATTACGGCAAGCACGCGCATTTGCAGGCAAAGGTAAAAGTTCGTATCCACGAAGTTACCTTCAGCGAAGAAGGTGAGCGTCTGGCGCGTACCTTTATAGCTGACACGACAGTCGGTCGTGCGCTGCTCTGGGGTATCGTTCCGGAGGGCCTGAGTTTCGACTTGGTTAATCAGCCGATGACCAAAAAGGCGATCTCCCGCATTATCAACCGTTGCTATCGCGATGTTGGTCTGAAGGCCACCGTCATTTTTGCCGACCAGCTGATGTATACCGGTTTCGATTTCTCCACCAAATCAGGGGTTTCCATTGGAGTTAATGACTTCACTATTCCCGAAGCCAAGGGTGAAATCATTGCCCGAGCTGATGCCGAGGTATTGGAAATTGAAAGCCAGTTTTCCTCGGGCTTGGTGACCCAGGGTGAAAAATATAACAAGGTGATCGATATCTGGTCTCGTGCGAATGACCAGGTCGCCAAATCCATGATGGATGTCATCAGCACCGAGCCGGTTATCAACCGGGATGGCGTCGAGGTGGAGCAGGAGTCATTCAACTCTGTCTATATCATGGCCGACTCCGGGGCGAGGGGTTCTCCCGCCCAGATTCGTCAGCTGGCTGGCATGCGCGGCCTGATGGCTCGTCCGGATGGTTCGATCATTGAAACGCCCATCACTGCAAACTTCCGTGAAGGGCTGAACGTGTTGCAGTACTTTATCTCTACTCACGGTGCCCGGAAGGGTCTTGCCGATACCGCTCTGAAAACGGCTAACTCCGGTTATCTGACACGGCGTTTGGTGGATGTGTCCCAAGACCTGGTGGTGGTTGAGCATGACTGCGGTACCAGCGAAGGGCTGCTGATGACTCCGGTCATCGAAGGCGGTGACATTATTGAATCACTCGGTGACCGGATCTTGGGTCGGGTGGTGGCAGTGGATGTGATGAAAGCGGGATCCAATGATATCGCCATTGAAGCTGGCCTTATGATTGACGAAAAATGGGTTGATCGCATTGAGGCAATGGGTATCGATGAGCTGGTCGTTCGCTCCCCCATTACCTGTGAAACCCGTTTTGGTATTTGCTCTGTCTGCTATGGTCGTGATCTCGCCAGAGGCCACATGGTCAACCCTGGAGAAGCTATCGGGGTTATCGCAGCCCAGTCCATCGGTGAACCTGGTACCCAGTTGACAATGCGGACCTTCCACATTGGTGGTGCGGCGTCACGCGCCTCTGCTGTGGACAGCATCCAGGTAAAAATGAGTGGCACTGTGCGGCTTGTTAATATCAAGGTGGTCGAGCGTGAAAACGGCGAACTGGTTGCCGTTTCACGGTCGGGTGAACTGGCTCTGGCGGATGAAAATGGCCGCGAGCGCGAACGCTACAAGCTACCCTATGGTGCTACGATCAATGTGAAAGAGGGCGCTAGGGTACAGGCGGGTGAAGTGGTGGCCAACTGGGACCCCCACACCCACCCGATTATTACAGAAGTGGCAGGCCATATAGCGTTCTCCGGTATGGAAGAGGGGCTCAGTACCCGTACGCAAACGGATGAGCTGACCGGCCTTTCCAATATTGCCGTATTGGATCCCAATGAGCGCCCATCTGCAGGCAAGGATCTCAAGCCGATGGTGACTATGCTGGATGACAAGGGCAAGGAGATGACCTTCCCCAGCTCGACTGTTCCAGCACACTACATGCTGCCTACCCACGCCCTTCTCAGCGTCAGCAATGGGAGCCGGGTTGGTGCGGGTGATGTTATTGCGCGGATCCCTCAGGAGGGGTCGAAAACCCGTGATATCACCGGTGGTTTGCCCCGGGTAGCGGATTTGTTTGAAGCGCGTCGTCCCAAGGATCCCGCCATTCTCGCCGAGGTGACTGGTACTGTTACCTTTGGTAAGGAAACCAAGGGTAAGCGCCGTTTGGTGATTACCCCGACGGATGGCCAGACATTGCCAGACGGAAGTCCCTTCTACGAAGAGCTGATCCCCAAATGGCGTCAGTTGGGCGTGTTCGAGGGTGAGCATGTCGAGAAAGGGGAGGTGATAGCTGACGGGCCTGCCAACCCTCACGATATTTTGCGTTTGCAGGGTGTGGATTCGCTGGCGAAGTATGTCGTCAATGAAATTCAGGACGTCTACCGTCTGCAGGGCGTAAAGATCAATGACAAGCATATTGAGGTCATTGTTCGCCAGATGCTGCGCAAGGTCGAGATTAGCGATATGGGTGACTCATCGTTCGTAAAAGGTGAGCAGGTGGAGTACAACCGCGTCCTGGAGGAGAACGAAGCGCTCTACAACGATGGTAAAACTCCAGCTAAATTTGAGCGCCTGTTACTGGGTATAACCAAGGCCTCGCTGGCTACGGAAAGCTTTATTTCAGCCGCATCCTTCCAGGAGACAACGCGAGTTCTCACCGAGGCCGCTGTTACCGGTAAAGCTGATTTCCTGCGCGGCTTGAAAGAAAATGTGGTGGTGGGGCGTCTGGTGCCAGCGGGTACGGGTCTTACCTATCACAAGCAGCGTCGCGAAGCCCGGGAAGTTATTGGTGAAACAACGGTGAGTGCCAGCGATATTGAGGCAGCATTAAGCGAGGCGCTGAATTCGAGCGACGAATAA
- the rpoB gene encoding DNA-directed RNA polymerase subunit beta, whose protein sequence is MAYSYTEKKRIRKDFGKLPQVMDLPFLLAIQLDSYRNFTQKGVPVEQRMDAGLHAAFNSVFPIVSYSGNASLEYVDYVLGKPSFDEEECKLRSVTFAVPLRVRVRLVIYDKESANKAIKDIKEQEVYMGEIPLMTDNGTFIINGTERVIVSQLHRSPGVFFDHDKGKTHSSGKLLYSARIIPYRGSWLDFEFDPKDLVFVRIDRRRKLPATILLRALGFSSEEMLGMFFETSTFNLAKDGSYSLDLVPSRLRGDIAAFDIKGKGGKVIVEEGRRITARHIRELEKENVSKLEVPTDYLYGRPLAKDLVDPNTGELLLECNTEITQEALDKLREAGLKSVETIYTNDLDCGPFVSDTLRSDSSRTQLEALVEIYRMMRPGEPPTKESAENLFNNLFFSLERYDLSGVGRMKFNRRLGREEEVGEGTLSREDIVDVMKVLIDIRNGKGVVDDIDHLGNRRIRSVGEMAENQFRIGLVRVERAVKERLSVAESEGLMPQDLVNAKPVAAAMKEFFGSSQLSQFMDQNNPLSEVTHKRRVSALGPGGLTRERAGFEVRDVHPTHYGRVCPIETPEGPNIGLINSLAAYARTNSYGFLETPYRKVIDRKVTDQIEYLSAINESNFVIAQASASVNEKGELNDELVNVRHIGEFTVKPPEDVHYMDVSPQQVVSVAAALIPFLEHDDANRALMGSNMQRQAVPTLVVEKPLVGTGFERHVASDSGVCVVGRRGGVIENVDASRIVVRVNDDEVESGDAGVDIYNLTKYTRSNQNTCINQRPIVRQGDVIARGDILADGPSVDMGELALGQNMRIAFMPWNGYNFEDSILISERVVQEDRFTTIHIQELTCTARDTKLGAEEITADIPNVGEAALSRLDESGIVYIGAEVSAGDILVGKVTPKGETQLTPEEKLLRAIFGEKASDVKDTSLRVPSSTKGTVIDVQVFTRDGLEKDQRSLQIEKAALDQFRQDLNDEYRIMENATFERLSAALVGQPVVKAPGLKKGDKLTEEIVAAYTSEEWFKLRMNEDALNEQVARAEELLTERRKILDERYQDKKSKLQSGDDLAPGVLKTVKVYLAVKRRIQPGDKMAGRHGNKGVISVIMPVEDMPFDENGVPVDVVLNPLGVPSRMNVGQILETHMGLAAKGLGEKIDRMIQAQQKTVEIRKFLQQIYDVGLGTSPVELNTLSDKEIGELANNLRKGVPMATPVFDGAQEEEIKALLALADLPESGQMTLYDGRSGDQFERPVTVGYMYMLKLNHLVDDKMHARSTGSYSLVTQQPLGGKAQFGGQRFGEMEVWALEAYGAAYTLQEMLTVKSDDVNGRTKMYKNIVDGDHSMEPGMPESFNVLVKEIRSLAINIELENE, encoded by the coding sequence ATGGCTTACTCGTACACTGAGAAAAAACGTATTCGCAAGGATTTTGGCAAATTGCCACAGGTAATGGACCTGCCTTTCCTTCTTGCGATTCAGCTCGACTCCTACCGAAATTTTACACAGAAAGGTGTTCCCGTTGAGCAACGGATGGATGCCGGTCTGCATGCTGCATTTAATTCTGTCTTTCCGATTGTGAGCTACTCAGGTAATGCGAGTCTCGAGTATGTTGACTACGTGCTGGGCAAGCCATCCTTCGATGAAGAGGAGTGTAAGCTACGCAGTGTTACCTTCGCTGTGCCGCTCAGAGTTCGTGTGCGTCTGGTTATTTATGACAAGGAGTCTGCCAACAAGGCAATCAAGGATATTAAAGAGCAGGAAGTCTATATGGGGGAAATTCCCCTGATGACAGATAACGGTACCTTTATCATCAATGGTACCGAGCGGGTTATTGTTTCCCAGCTACACCGCTCGCCAGGCGTGTTTTTCGATCACGATAAGGGTAAAACCCACTCCTCCGGCAAGCTGCTGTATTCCGCACGGATTATTCCCTACCGTGGTTCCTGGCTGGATTTCGAGTTTGATCCGAAAGACCTGGTGTTTGTGCGTATTGACCGGCGCCGTAAATTGCCGGCAACTATCCTGTTGCGTGCGCTTGGGTTCAGCTCAGAAGAAATGCTGGGAATGTTTTTTGAAACCAGCACATTCAACCTGGCTAAAGACGGCAGTTACTCACTGGATCTGGTTCCCTCCCGTCTGCGGGGCGATATCGCCGCATTTGATATCAAGGGCAAGGGCGGCAAGGTTATTGTTGAAGAGGGGCGTCGGATCACGGCGCGCCATATTCGTGAGTTGGAAAAAGAGAATGTCAGCAAGCTCGAGGTGCCCACCGACTACCTTTACGGTCGTCCTCTCGCAAAAGATCTGGTGGATCCAAACACTGGAGAGCTGTTGCTTGAGTGTAATACTGAAATTACCCAGGAAGCCCTCGATAAGTTGCGCGAAGCCGGACTGAAGTCGGTTGAGACGATCTATACGAATGATCTTGACTGTGGTCCATTTGTTTCTGACACCTTGCGCAGTGACAGTAGTCGTACCCAGCTTGAAGCGCTGGTAGAAATTTACCGGATGATGCGTCCCGGCGAACCGCCGACCAAGGAATCTGCTGAAAACCTGTTCAACAATCTGTTTTTCAGTCTGGAGCGTTATGATCTGTCCGGTGTAGGGCGGATGAAGTTTAACCGTCGTCTCGGTCGTGAAGAGGAAGTGGGTGAAGGTACCCTGAGCCGCGAAGATATTGTCGACGTGATGAAGGTTCTGATCGACATTCGCAACGGTAAAGGTGTGGTGGATGATATCGATCACCTGGGTAACCGCCGAATTCGTTCAGTGGGGGAGATGGCCGAAAATCAGTTCCGCATTGGCCTAGTTCGTGTCGAGCGTGCGGTCAAAGAGCGCCTCTCTGTGGCAGAATCCGAAGGGTTGATGCCCCAGGATCTGGTCAATGCCAAGCCCGTCGCTGCTGCGATGAAAGAATTTTTCGGCTCCAGTCAACTGTCCCAGTTTATGGACCAGAACAACCCGTTGTCGGAGGTTACCCACAAACGTCGTGTGTCGGCATTGGGCCCAGGTGGTCTTACCCGGGAGCGCGCCGGTTTTGAGGTTCGTGACGTACACCCTACGCATTATGGCCGTGTGTGTCCTATTGAAACGCCCGAGGGTCCAAATATTGGTTTGATCAACTCCTTGGCAGCCTATGCTCGTACCAACAGTTACGGCTTTCTCGAGACGCCTTACCGGAAGGTGATTGACCGCAAGGTGACTGATCAGATCGAATATCTGTCGGCGATTAACGAATCCAATTTTGTTATCGCTCAGGCCTCTGCTTCTGTCAATGAGAAAGGTGAGCTCAACGATGAGCTTGTCAATGTTCGTCACATTGGTGAATTTACGGTTAAACCGCCGGAAGATGTTCACTATATGGATGTGTCTCCCCAGCAGGTCGTGTCGGTTGCAGCAGCGCTGATTCCGTTCTTGGAACACGATGATGCCAACCGCGCATTGATGGGTTCCAATATGCAGCGTCAGGCAGTGCCGACGCTGGTGGTTGAAAAGCCGCTGGTGGGAACCGGTTTTGAGCGCCATGTGGCATCGGACTCCGGTGTCTGTGTAGTCGGTCGTCGCGGTGGTGTCATTGAGAACGTTGACGCCAGCCGGATTGTTGTGCGTGTCAATGATGATGAAGTTGAATCTGGCGATGCTGGTGTTGATATTTATAACCTCACCAAGTACACCCGTTCCAACCAGAATACCTGTATCAATCAAAGACCGATTGTCCGTCAGGGCGATGTTATAGCTCGCGGTGATATTCTTGCCGATGGCCCGTCTGTGGATATGGGTGAACTGGCGTTGGGCCAGAATATGCGTATCGCCTTCATGCCCTGGAATGGCTACAACTTTGAGGACTCGATTCTGATTTCAGAACGGGTGGTTCAGGAGGATCGCTTTACCACTATTCATATTCAGGAACTGACCTGTACTGCGCGTGATACCAAACTTGGGGCAGAAGAGATTACTGCCGACATTCCCAATGTCGGTGAGGCGGCGCTGTCCCGTCTCGATGAGTCCGGAATTGTCTATATTGGCGCCGAGGTTTCGGCCGGCGATATTCTGGTGGGCAAGGTCACGCCGAAGGGCGAAACCCAGCTGACGCCGGAGGAGAAGTTGCTCCGTGCCATCTTTGGTGAAAAAGCCTCTGATGTGAAAGACACCTCCCTGAGAGTTCCCTCAAGTACCAAGGGTACGGTGATTGATGTACAGGTGTTCACCCGTGACGGGTTGGAAAAGGATCAGCGCTCTCTGCAAATCGAGAAGGCTGCACTGGATCAGTTCCGTCAGGACCTGAATGATGAATATCGCATTATGGAAAATGCCACTTTTGAACGGTTGAGTGCCGCATTGGTAGGGCAGCCTGTGGTTAAGGCTCCCGGTCTCAAAAAAGGCGACAAGCTGACGGAAGAAATCGTCGCTGCTTATACCAGTGAAGAATGGTTCAAGTTGCGGATGAACGAAGACGCTCTGAACGAACAGGTTGCCAGGGCAGAGGAGCTGTTGACCGAGCGCCGCAAAATACTTGATGAGCGTTATCAGGATAAAAAGAGCAAGCTGCAAAGTGGTGATGATCTTGCTCCCGGTGTGCTGAAAACTGTCAAGGTTTATCTGGCCGTCAAGCGTCGCATTCAGCCTGGCGATAAAATGGCGGGCCGTCACGGTAACAAGGGTGTTATCTCCGTGATCATGCCCGTCGAAGATATGCCTTTTGACGAAAACGGCGTGCCTGTCGACGTGGTTTTGAACCCACTTGGCGTGCCGTCAAGGATGAATGTTGGCCAGATCCTTGAGACCCACATGGGGCTCGCCGCCAAGGGGCTGGGTGAGAAAATCGATCGTATGATCCAGGCTCAGCAGAAAACTGTCGAGATTCGCAAGTTCCTGCAGCAGATCTACGACGTGGGTCTCGGTACCAGTCCGGTCGAGTTGAATACGCTTTCAGATAAGGAAATAGGTGAGCTGGCCAACAACCTGCGCAAAGGTGTGCCGATGGCGACGCCCGTATTTGATGGTGCCCAGGAGGAAGAAATCAAGGCCCTGCTGGCTCTGGCCGATCTGCCGGAAAGCGGGCAAATGACGCTCTATGACGGACGTTCCGGTGATCAGTTTGAGCGACCTGTAACCGTCGGTTATATGTACATGCTGAAACTGAATCACTTGGTAGATGACAAAATGCATGCCCGCTCAACGGGGTCCTACAGTCTGGTCACCCAGCAGCCACTGGGCGGTAAAGCCCAGTTTGGGGGCCAGCGCTTTGGTGAAATGGAGGTGTGGGCGCTCGAGGCATATGGCGCTGCCTATACCTTGCAGGAAATGCTCACAGTCAAGTCCGATGATGTGAATGGTCGTACCAAAATGTATAAAAACATTGTGGATGGCGATCACAGCATGGAGCCCGGCATGCCGGAATCCTTCAACGTGTTGGTTAAGGAAATACGCTCGCTTGCTATCAACATCGAGTTGGAAAACGAGTAA
- the rplL gene encoding 50S ribosomal protein L7/L12, with translation MALSKDDILNAIAEMSVMDVVELVSAMEEKFGVSAAAAVSVAAAPAAAAAAEVEEKTEFDVILNAAGEKKVNVIKVVRSLTGLGLKEAKDLVDGAPSAIKEGVSKADADAAVKELEEAGATVELK, from the coding sequence ATGGCTCTATCAAAAGATGACATTTTGAACGCAATTGCTGAAATGAGCGTCATGGACGTTGTGGAACTCGTATCAGCTATGGAAGAAAAATTTGGTGTATCTGCCGCTGCTGCTGTTTCAGTTGCTGCTGCACCGGCTGCCGCGGCTGCTGCGGAAGTCGAGGAGAAAACCGAGTTTGACGTTATTCTGAACGCCGCAGGCGAGAAGAAAGTCAACGTGATCAAGGTTGTTCGCAGCCTGACTGGTCTGGGGCTGAAAGAAGCCAAAGACCTGGTTGACGGTGCGCCCTCCGCTATTAAAGAAGGCGTTTCCAAAGCGGATGCAGACGCAGCCGTGAAAGAACTGGAAGAGGCTGGCGCAACTGTCGAACTTAAGTAA
- the rplJ gene encoding 50S ribosomal protein L10, translating into MALNLENKKAIVALVNETAGNALSLVIADARGVNVTNMTELRAKAREQNIDLRVIRNTLAKRAFQGTDFECVTDVLTGPSLFGFSMEDPGAAARLFKEFAKTNDKFEIKALSVSGQLLSKEQVDVLATLPTREQALGMLVSVMIAPVTKLARTFNEVPTKVTRVVAAVRDQKQEAA; encoded by the coding sequence GTGGCATTGAATCTCGAAAACAAAAAAGCGATCGTCGCTCTAGTTAACGAGACTGCTGGCAATGCATTGTCACTGGTAATCGCTGACGCTCGCGGCGTCAACGTGACGAACATGACTGAGCTCCGCGCGAAGGCTCGCGAACAAAATATCGACCTGCGTGTCATTCGCAACACACTTGCGAAGCGTGCATTTCAGGGTACGGATTTTGAATGCGTGACTGATGTGCTGACTGGTCCGTCACTGTTCGGTTTCTCTATGGAGGATCCGGGTGCTGCCGCTCGCCTGTTCAAAGAATTTGCCAAGACCAATGACAAATTTGAGATCAAGGCGCTGTCCGTCAGTGGACAACTGTTGAGTAAGGAACAAGTTGACGTTCTGGCTACCCTGCCGACCCGAGAGCAAGCTCTGGGAATGCTGGTCAGCGTAATGATTGCTCCAGTTACCAAACTGGCTCGCACGTTCAACGAAGTCCCCACCAAAGTGACACGTGTTGTAGCGGCTGTTCGCGATCAAAAGCAGGAAGCTGCTTAA
- the rplA gene encoding 50S ribosomal protein L1 → MAKPSKRVRAIQEKVQVGKLYPISEAIALLKEFSSVKFTETVDVAVNLGIDPRKSDQAVRGATTLPNGTGKTVRVAVFTQGDSAEAARAAGADLVGMEDLAEQIKAGNMDFDVVIADPAAMRVVGQLGQVLGPRGLMPNPKTGTVTPDVVTAVKNAKAGQVRFRADKNGIIHGGIGSLSFEAGALKQNLEALIADLKKIKPASAKGIYVKKVTISSTMGPGLIIDQASLEA, encoded by the coding sequence ATGGCTAAGCCGTCCAAGCGTGTTCGTGCGATCCAGGAAAAAGTGCAAGTTGGTAAGCTGTATCCCATCAGTGAAGCCATTGCATTGCTGAAAGAATTCTCCAGCGTCAAATTTACTGAAACCGTTGATGTGGCTGTAAATCTGGGAATTGATCCCCGTAAATCCGATCAGGCAGTACGCGGTGCAACCACGTTGCCTAACGGCACGGGCAAGACCGTACGTGTGGCGGTATTTACCCAAGGTGATTCTGCCGAAGCGGCCAGGGCTGCCGGCGCCGATCTGGTCGGAATGGAGGACCTGGCTGAGCAGATCAAAGCCGGTAATATGGATTTTGATGTTGTGATTGCAGACCCTGCGGCAATGCGGGTGGTTGGTCAGCTTGGTCAGGTGCTCGGTCCCCGCGGCCTGATGCCTAATCCAAAAACTGGCACAGTGACCCCCGATGTGGTGACTGCAGTAAAAAATGCCAAAGCCGGGCAGGTGCGTTTCCGTGCTGACAAAAACGGCATTATTCATGGTGGCATTGGCAGCTTGTCTTTTGAGGCTGGTGCATTGAAGCAGAACCTTGAAGCATTGATTGCCGATTTGAAAAAGATCAAGCCAGCTTCTGCCAAAGGCATCTATGTGAAGAAAGTAACAATCTCCAGCACTATGGGGCCAGGATTGATTATTGATCAGGCCTCTCTGGAGGCTTGA
- the rplK gene encoding 50S ribosomal protein L11 yields MAKKIDAYIKLQVAAGQANPSPPVGPALGQRGVNIMEFCKAFNAQTQGMEPGAPVPVVITVYSDRSFTFTMKTPPASFLLKKAAGIKSGSGRPNTVKVGKVTRAQLEEIANTKMADLTAADMDAAVRTIAGSARAMGLDVEGV; encoded by the coding sequence ATGGCAAAGAAAATTGATGCTTACATCAAGCTTCAGGTGGCCGCTGGACAAGCTAACCCCAGCCCGCCGGTAGGTCCTGCGCTGGGTCAGCGCGGCGTTAACATTATGGAGTTCTGCAAGGCATTCAACGCCCAGACTCAGGGAATGGAGCCCGGTGCCCCGGTGCCTGTCGTAATTACTGTTTATAGTGATCGCAGCTTCACGTTTACCATGAAAACCCCACCAGCATCTTTTTTGCTGAAAAAAGCAGCGGGTATCAAAAGTGGTAGTGGTCGGCCCAATACAGTCAAAGTGGGCAAAGTGACGCGTGCTCAGTTGGAAGAGATTGCCAATACCAAAATGGCTGATCTCACCGCAGCTGATATGGATGCTGCTGTTCGAACCATTGCCGGCTCCGCTCGTGCAATGGGTCTTGATGTGGAGGGTGTGTAA
- the nusG gene encoding transcription termination/antitermination protein NusG, which translates to MRWYVVHAYSGYEKKVAAALRERVALYGMEDRFGEILVPTEEVVEIRGGQKRKSERKFFPGYVLVQMELGDDTWHLVKETPRVMGFIGGKADKPAPITDKEAEMILQRVQDSEDKPRPKTVFEAGEVVRVTDGPFNDFNGVVEEVNYDKSRLRVSVSIFGRSTPVELEFTQVEKA; encoded by the coding sequence ATGCGCTGGTATGTCGTTCACGCCTATTCAGGCTACGAAAAGAAAGTTGCCGCTGCTCTGAGAGAGCGTGTGGCTCTGTATGGTATGGAAGATCGTTTTGGCGAAATCCTGGTTCCCACTGAAGAGGTGGTGGAGATTAGGGGCGGTCAAAAACGCAAAAGTGAACGAAAATTTTTCCCGGGATATGTGCTGGTGCAGATGGAACTCGGTGATGATACCTGGCACTTGGTGAAAGAAACGCCCAGAGTTATGGGCTTCATTGGTGGTAAGGCAGACAAGCCCGCACCTATCACGGACAAAGAAGCAGAAATGATCCTGCAGCGCGTGCAGGATTCGGAAGATAAGCCGAGACCAAAAACCGTGTTCGAAGCCGGTGAGGTTGTCAGGGTAACTGATGGGCCGTTTAACGATTTCAATGGTGTTGTGGAAGAGGTTAACTACGATAAGAGTCGACTGAGGGTTTCGGTATCGATTTTTGGTCGTTCCACACCGGTTGAGCTGGAGTTTACCCAGGTGGAAAAAGCCTGA